Within the Glycine soja cultivar W05 chromosome 3, ASM419377v2, whole genome shotgun sequence genome, the region CAGAGAAGAATGAAGTATCTTTTGCTACTTGGAAGAGCGCACAGAAAGTGGTGCAGGAAGGAACAGGTGTAGGATGGGGAAAAGTTGTGCAGTTGATAGAGAGTAAAAACCGCGCAGGACTGGGATTTGCTTCTTCTGCAGGATCCGCAACGAACAGTGTTGGATCAAGCTCCATTACTAGCACCTTTTGTAGCGCCGGGTTCATCAACAACTCGCCAGAAGCCAATGCTGTCTTGGAAGATGTTCCTGAAGAGATAGTGCTTGCATTTGTCACACCTGGAAAACTTGTTCGCAACTGGGACGCGGTTGACATCCCTGCAGTGGTTCATGCATCAAAGTAATGTGTCTTTGTTTTtgctgtttgtttgtttttcaaaaaaaaagatcCTTTCGTCTTGCCCAGGACGAAAGCGCAATTATGTAGGGCTGTTTGGTTTCAAGCACTACTCTTATTAATGGAAAATGTGGTTTATCCCGATATCTATGCTTATTGCTCTTTCTGGAAAATGGTAACacaaaaaacccaaaaatattttattttttttgttttctgatttcaattaattaaaaaaaaaaaaaaagtctgcaTTGTACACTCATTTTTCTAAAgtcaatcatcaatcatatgCAGACTAGGCATTTACGAGCCCGTTGAACATAATAACCCCGCACTCTCTCCCAACTTCGAATCTCCTGTCTACGAGGCTGAAGAGGAGGAGGATGATGAAATCCCGGAGGAACTCGCTCGGTTATtggaatatgaaaagaaaaccaTTCGGCCTCATGAGGAGGTAGTAGAGGTGATTAACTTGGGAACCGAGGAAGATAAGAAGGAAGTCAAGATTGGGGCATCGCTTGAGGCAACTGTCAAACGAAGGGTGATTGAATTACTCAAAGAATACGTCGGTGTGttcgcatggtcgtaccaagatatgcctggcTTGGATCCCCGTATCGTGGAGCACCGTTTGCCTTTGAAGCCCGAATGCCCACCGGtcaaacagaaactgagaagaaCTCGCCCTGACATGGCTCTCAAGATCAAAGAGGAAGTACAGAAGCAGATCGATGCAGGTTTTCTTGTCACATCAGAGTATCCTCAATGGCTAGCCAACATAGTGCCTGTTCCAAAGAGGGACGGCAAAGTCAGGATGTGCGTTGACTACCGGGATTTGAACAAGGCTAGTCCGAAAGATGACTTTCCTCTACCTCACATCGATGTATTGGTTGACAGCGCTGCAAAGTCCAAGGTCttctccttcatggacggtttctctgggtACAATCAGATCAAGATGGCAGTTGAAGACAGAGAAAAGACATCTTTCATCACGCCTTGGGGCACCTTTTGCTACAGGGTAATGCCTTTTGGGTTAATAAATGCAGGTGCCACTTACCAAAGAGGCATGACCACTCTCTTTCATGACATGATGCACAAAGAGATAGAAGTGTACGTGGATGATATGATTGTCAAGTCAGGCACTGAAGAAGAACATGTCGAGTACTTGCTGAAGATGTTTCAACGGCTGAGAAAGTACCAACTTCGACTGAATCCCAACAAATGTACCTTTGGTGTTAGATCTGGAAAACTCTTGGGTTTCATTGTCAGTCAGaaaggtattgaagtagatcctgacAAGGTCAAGGCCATTAGAGAAATGCCGGTTCCACAAACAGAGAAACAAGTGAGAGGTTTTCTTGGGCGTCTAAATTACATTTCTCGTTTCATCTCGCACATGACAGCCACGTGCGGACCTATATTCAAGTTGCTCCGAAAAGATCAAGGGGTTGTTTGGACCGAAGATTGTCAAAAGGCTTTTGATAGTATCAAGAATTATCTGCTAGAACCTCCAATTCTTATACCTCCAGTTGAAGGAAGGCCTCTGATTATGTACTTGACTGTGTTAGAAGATTCTATGGGCTGTGTGCTCGGACAACAGGATGAGACCGGAAGGAAAGAACATGCCATCTACtacttgagcaagaagtttacagATTGTGAGTCCAGGTACTCCCTACTtgagaaaacttgttgtgcactaGCCTGGGCTGCCAAGCGTCTTCGTCACTACATGATTAACCACACCACCTGGctaatatccaaaatggacccgatCAAGTATATCTTTGAGAAACCCGCTCTGACAGGAAGAATTGCTCGTTGGCAGATGTTGTTATCCGAGTATGATATCGAATACCACACCCAGAAGGCAATTAAGGGAAGTGTCCTTGCTGATCATTTGGCTCACCAACCAATTGAGGACTATCAACCCATCAAGTTTGACTTTCCTGATGAAGAGATTATGCACTTGAAGATGAAGGATTGTGATGAACCATTGCTTGGAGAAGGTCCAGATCCCGAGTCTAGATGGGGTTTGATTTTTGATGGAGCCGTGAATGTCTTTGGCAATGGAATTGGGGCAGTTATTATCACTCCGGAAggtaatcatctccctttcgctGCAAGGTTACAGTTTGattgcaccaacaatatggcagAATATGAAGCATGTATCTTGGGCATTGAAAAAGCCATCGACTTGAGAATCAAGAACCTTGACATTTACGGGGATTCAGCTCTCGTAATCAACCAAatcaaaggagaatgggaaactcgCCACCCCGGCTTGATTCCATACAAAGATTATGCAAAGCGTTTGCTAACCTTCTTCAACAAAGTAGAGCTTCACCACATCCCTCGTGATGAGAACCAGATGGCAGATGCGTTAGCAACTTTATCCTCCATGTACGAAGTGAGTCACCGGAACAATTTGCCAACAATCAGAATTCAGCGCCTCGAGAGGCCCGCTCACGTGTTTGCAGTCGAAGAGGTTGTCGATGATAAGCCCTGTTTCCATGATATCAAGTGTTTCCTCCAAAGTCAGGAATATCCATCTAGAGCATCCAACAAAGACAGGAGAACTTTGAGAAGATTGTCTGGTAATTTCTTCCTAAATGGGGATGTTTTGTACAAAAGAAACTTTGACATGGTACTACTCAGGTGTGTAGataagcaagaagcagaactttTGATGCATGAGGTACATGAAGGCTCCTTTGGAACTCACTCCAATGGACATGCAATGGCTAGGAAGTTGTTGAGAGCAGGTTACTACTGGATGTCGATGGAAACAGATTGTTGCAAGCATGccaggaagtgccacaaatgccAGATTTATGCTGACAGAATTCATGTACCACCAACTACACTTAATGTTCTTTCTTCTCCGTGGCCCTTCTCTATGTGGGGCATCGATGTGATTGGTAGAATCGAACCGAAAGCTTCAAACGGACATCGTTTCATTCTAGTGGCTattgattacttcaccaagtgggttgAAGCAGCATCTTATGCAAATGTGACTAAGCAAGTTGTGGTCCGCTTTATCAAGAATCAGATCATCTGCCGTTATGGTGTGCCCAACAGAATCATCACAGATAATGGAACgaacttgaataacaagatgatgaaagATTTGTGTGAAGAGTTCAAGATTGAGCATCACAATTCTTCTCCTTACAGACCTCAGATGAATGGCGCAGTTGAAGCTGCAaacaagaatatcaagaagatagtGCAGAAGATGGTGGTCACATACAAAGACTGGCACGAGATGTTACCGTATGCTTTGCATGGGTATCGCACTTCAGTGCGTACTTCAACAGGGGCAACCCCCTTCTCTTTGGTGTATGgtatggaagcagtactccctgTGGAGGTTGAGATTCCATCAATGAGAGTTCTAATGGAGGCCCAGTTATCAGAAGCTGAATGGTGCCAAAGCAGATATGATCAGTTGAATCTAATTGAAGAAAAACGCATGAAAGCCTTGTGCCACGGACAACTTTATCAACAGAGGATGAAGCAAGCTTTCGACAAGAAGGTTCGTCCTCGCGTGTTTCAAGAAGGAGATCTTGTGCTCAAGAAGGTTTTATCTTTCCAACCCGATTCTAGGGGCAAGTGGACGCCCAATTACGAAGGCCCATATGTCGTCAAGAGAGCTTTCTCTGGTGGTGCACTGACTCTTACGACTATGGATGGGGATGAGCTCCCTCGTCCCGTGAATGCGGATGCAGTCAAGAAATACtttgtctaaaaataaaaaaacagctCGGTAAgtcgaaaacccgaaagggcggcTTAGGCAAAAATGAGCGTCTCGGTGGgtcgaaaacccgaaagggcggccCAGGCAAAAATTAGAGAcatcaaacagaaaaataattagCCTGATAGgtcgaaaacccgaaagggcgaTCTATGCAAAAGTTAAGGACCAAAAGACAAAGTAACTGCATCGAGCTGATCTTCGTTCATTTGAGGCACAATGGAATGTCAAGGAGACCCTGAATCTGAAGCATCCAAACAGTGGAATTCAAGGTTGTCAGAGGGAACAACGGTTATTGTGTTCAATGAACCTTCGATTTATATTTACCATTTTCCAAACTTTGTAAGATCAGTGGAGCCATGCCATTGGCAGGTCACCActctttcaaataaatttgaGCCTGTTGCCTttcatttggaattctcatttATTCAGCTTATAAaacctttccttttttatggtAGCATTTGAAACAAAACAtttctcaaaatcataaattttctttcatgtcTTTTTTGAGaagcacaaacaacaaaacacttTTTCTTTGAACTCGTGAATAGATGAAGGGTGTGTCAACAGCTACCCTGAGAATGGATAAACCTTGCAGGTTGCACGTGGTCAATtgctttttttcaaaaaaaaaaaaaaaaaaaaaaaaaaaaagagaataataagAAGCATGACCACAGAAGCACTAGCTCTTCTACCATGTTTTTTGGATTGGCACGTTCTCCCCAAGAAATGTTTATTCCCCATCAGTTGCTGCATACGCCGGGCTTTACTCCGTCACTATTTTGATACACCCTGGTGGCATCATCCCCATTGAAGATTGCCGAGTGTTTGTGATGCGACGTCGGGTCACTTTCCATCTTACCTGTCCAATCTTGTTCCATCAAATTTatcattcacataatcatacaaGTCAATCCTCCATACAGTCATACAAGTCGTGTCGTCATTCAGGCATTCATACGTTCATGCGTATACACATTCATGCATATACAATAAAGACAATATCATGCGTACATGGCTGCATTAACCATCATGAGTCTTGCTTCAATCATCTTttcatttcaatcaatcatgaaTAATTTGTAACCCTCTATTTCCCCAAGTGTCATCCCCATTGGGTCTGATCCAAAGGTGTCACCCTCTCTCCGCCAAgtggcaatttctttaatgaACAGCTTGTGCATCATTTGCCTCTGTTTCATGTCATCAGTTGATTAGTTCAGCAATAACCTGaacagttgacatttatctttgtttcttgTCAGTTGATTAGTTCAGCAATAACCTGAACAGTTGACATCTATCTTTGTTTCTTGTCAGTTGATTAGTTCAGCAATAACCTGaacagttgacatttatctttgtttcttgTCAGTTGATTAGTTCAGCAATAACCTGaacagttgacatttatctttgtttcttgTCAGTTGATCAGTTCAGCAATAACCTGaacagttgacatttatctttgttCCTTATCAGTTGgctagttcggcaataacccggacagttgatatttatctttgtttttgtcAGATTGgctagttcggcaataacccgaacAGTTAACATTTATCTTCAATTCTGGACAGTTGgctagttcggcaataacccgatCATCTGGCATTTATCTTTGTTCCTTTGTCGTCAGTTGgctagttcggcaataacccgaacATCTGACATTTATCTTTGTTCCTTTGTCGTCAGTTGgctagttcggcaataacccgaacATCTGACATTTATCTTTGTTCCTTTGTCGTCAGTGGCAGTTCGTCGTCAACCCGAACAGCTGACATTTACCCCCCAGTAAAACCGTGTGACCCCCAGTTGGACCCCTTTTCTTTAACAAAATTGGGTACCATTTGGTTTTGTTATTCCCAGTCGAGCCGTTTACCTCGTCTTGCATTCATACTTGCATCGCAAGCATTCGCAACATTACGTGCATAACAGtgcattcatagcattttgtAGTTGAAATTGGTCAAAAATGGTGTACTCTGTATTTAAGTCTCTTCGACCCGTCGCTTTAAAAGTTTCACTTTTAAATCTCCGTAACGAAGAGACTTAAATAGGGGCATCTGTCATACCCCATTTTTGACccgttttatttcttttttctcgtCTTTTAAGCCGGAAATTTCCATCATTTCAGATGAAATTTCGGCAGGGAGGTATTTCAAAAtacctcatttttgttttgaagacgccttttctttttattattattatttatttatttacctttttttattattattatttttattttttagttattattttcttcttttcttttccttttattaagtgttttttattatttccgttttttattaatatctttattagtatcttctttttgttttttattattattatcattttttttttattttattttattttattttatttttatttttattttgctgttttatattctgttctttttctttctttttctttctttttccttttcctttccttttttcttttttctttttggttttctcGATCCAGGCCCAGAGGGGCTCTTCGTTTTTTTACCCTAATTATGACCTTTAAATGCGGCATTAATTACTGTGCAtgtcagagagagagagggcaGAGGTGAATACGAACAGTCGGAATACCAACAGCCAAGCCACCACTAGCCACCACTAGCCACCGCTCAGCACCACCCTCCCCCTCCGTGAACCACCACCATCGGCCTAGCCACCGCTCAGCACCACCCTCCCCCTCCGTGAACCACCACCATCGGCCTAGCCACCGCTCAGCAACACCCTCCTCCTCCGTGAACcaccaacaaaaacaaaaaaaaccaaaatcatcttgctcataaaatcaaaacattagAACAGAAATCCCTGCAAACACAGTAACCCACTCACTCATGCGGCCTaacacccacacccacacaaccacaagcaccgcgtcaaacacccacacccacacaaccacaagcactgcgtcaaacacccacacccacacaaCCCAAGCTGTGACCGTTTTACTCTGAAGCTTAAACGATAACATAAGGACAAAggtagttcattttttttctaagattcAAGGCTAGATCTAGGCTTTATCAgtattggttttcaaaaaataacgATGGATTTGAGAACTAGGGAAAAAAAGGAATTCAAaacatgtagttttttttaaaaaagggggAGACTCTGTTTCCGACGCGGCGGCGCCGCCACCCATGGCCGGCCAGCCACTGCGCCAGTGAACAACTTCCGGCGGTGTGTgttagagagagaagagagaaaaagggaagagagaaaagagaagagagagaaaagctttttaaaaatgGGAAAAAACCGGCCCCGAGCCCTTATATAGAGGCCGGACTGGTTCGGTTTTTTTTCCTTGGACCAAACCGGTCCGGTTCTCCTTTTTTGGCCCGCTGGGCTCACCTCtggcccattttttttttcttttctctttttcttcttttccgaTTCCTACTCTCACCCCCCTTTTTTCCTTACTgcacccttttctttttcttttttttacgcaccatatttattttatgtcttgcatttttatttttacgcatcatatttaattttatgccttgcatttttattttctttatttattttccagcatcatgtttaattgtttgtcttgcattttattttccagccacatatttatttttgtcttgcacttatattttctttattttatgtaccctatttatttttgccttgcattttatttttatgtctcgCATTCTCTTTTAGTATCATATTTACTTTCTgtattgcatttttattttcgttttattttattttcagcatcatacttattttatgtcttgcttttttttttttttttttttcttttttatttttattattttattttattttgttttttttattctatgcaccatatttactttatgtcttgcatttttttatttttagcatcatgtttattttatgtcttgcattttctttttttttatttatttatttccagcattatatttatttttatgtcttgcatttttatttttttttagcatcatgtttattttatgtcttgcattttcatttttttttatttatttatttccagcattatatttatttttatgtcttgcatttttttattttttagcatcatgtttattttatgtcttgcattttcatttttttatttatttatttccagcattatatttatttttatgtcttgcattttattttctttatttattttatgcaccatatgtatttattgttttgtatttcatgcattttaattatttcttctagcatatttattttaatgcatttgcaatttttatttattattgccaaATTAGAATGTATCTAGGTccaatgtaaataaaaaaaatgagaatctgCACCGAcactcacatttatttttatgttttccgccgaggacgatcatgtgatttgaacCGTATCCGAGGAAAAGGACCCTCACTTGATCCAACGTCATTTTAAGGGATCCGGCGCGTTTAGACTTATCTccgcataaaaaaaaaaaaaaaaaaggtcacaaaaacaaaaactttccataatcaaaatttcaaaaaaagggtcaatcttttctttctttcttaatcaaatctttaatcaatcaaaacattttttctaatttaaaatcaatcgaactcacttttttttatttcttctatgcCTTTTCGGCCTCTTACCTTGGCtaaactcttcttttttttcgaactttaaaatcaatcaaaaccaACCACTCGACTTTCTACCCCGAACTACATGATTTTGATCCCATTCGGGTATGTAGGCAAAAGACTTTGTCTttccaaatcaataaaaataacaaaaacatttcttctcttttccttcAAACTTACCTCTTTAATCTTTCCACACTTGAGCATTTATTtccaaacaaataattaatttagcataaagataaaataagcaaGAGGTTCCTATAGAGTACTATAGACGTTTAGGGTGCTAGTACCTTCCCTTTGCGTAACCA harbors:
- the LOC114405299 gene encoding uncharacterized protein LOC114405299; the protein is MDIVEQENQSLREEVATLREGMDRLTTMMSALLSAQNSQAAAAAVEQPLVSTTPLSTVTSPPLFLPPGCTWGMPPPVCGGPQPAVSEVPPPFAQQSAPVPQPGTSFPQAAMTYSAPLIHTIQQEVEPIFQDENVVAFDKMEELQERFDGMQREVEALRGRDLFGKDACELCLVPNVTIPHKFKVPDFEKYKGNSCPRSHLVMYARKMSMYTDNHKLLIHFFQDSLTGAALKWYMNLDSASIRTFNDLGEAFIRQYKYNLDMAPDRDQLRAMTQKEKETFKEYAQRWREVAAQIVPPLEEKEMTKIFLKTLSQFYYEKMVASAPTDFTEMVNMGVRLEEGVREGRLTGESAPAASNAKKFGGHFAKKKDQEVGMVAHGKPQQNFTPYRQVANVASTIPNPSYHQQRPHYPHQYPPQQYPPQQYPPQQYPLPQYPQKQQNRPQTPQQPYHSQNRQKTTFDPIPMKYADLLPALLAKNLVQVRTPPRTPDVLPPWFRHDLTCAFHQGAPGHDVENCYVLKNEVQKLVRANLLSFKDQNPNVQANPLPNHGPTVNMIQDCGEEGVILNVQHIRTPLVPIHIKMCEAALFDHDHAACEICPVNVKGCPKVQKDIQGLIDSRELTITRKDREVCVITPEFQRLEISYNSGESTTTPLVISLPGPMPYASLKAVPYKYSATMLEGGQEVPLPSPTPAISVDNIASDGKVLRNGRVIPTLFAKKVNDPAVKQATVNGPGTRKEVGQSNGTSKNSDHDEILKLIQKSEYKVVDQLLQTPSKISILSLLLNSEAHREALMKVLDQAFVERDVTVNQLDSIVGNITACNNLSFSDEELPEEGRNHNLALHISVNCKSDALSNVLVDTGSSLNVMAKSTLDQLSYRGPPMRRSGVVVKAFDGSRKSVIGEVDLPITIGPFVFQITFQVMDIQAAYSCLLGRPWIHEAGAVTSTLHQKLKFVRNGSLITVSGEEALLVSHLSAFSFIGADETEGTSFQGLTVEGKKPEKNEVSFATWKSAQKVVQEGTGVGWGKVVQLIESKNRAGLGFASSAGSATNSVGSSSITSTFCSAGFINNSPEANAVLEDVPEEIVLAFVTPGKLVRNWDAVDIPAVVHASKLGIYEPVEHNNPALSPNFESPVYEAEEEEDDEIPEELARLLEYEKKTIRPHEEVVEVINLGTEEDKKEVKIGASLEATVKRRVIELLKEYVGVFAWSYQDMPGLDPRIVEHRLPLKPECPPVKQKLRRTRPDMALKIKEEVQKQIDAGFLVTSEYPQWLANIVPVPKRDGKVRMCVDYRDLNKASPKDDFPLPHIDVLVDSAAKSKVFSFMDGFSGYNQIKMAVEDREKTSFITPWGTFCYRVMPFGLINAGATYQRGMTTLFHDMMHKEIEVYVDDMIVKSGTEEEHVEYLLKMFQRLRKYQLRLNPNKCTFGVRSGKLLGFIVSQKGIEVDPDKVKAIREMPVPQTEKQVRGFLGRLNYISRFISHMTATCGPIFKLLRKDQGVVWTEDCQKAFDSIKNYLLEPPILIPPVEGRPLIMYLTVLEDSMGCVLGQQDETGRKEHAIYYLSKKFTDCESRYSLLEKTCCALAWAAKRLRHYMINHTTWLISKMDPIKYIFEKPALTGRIARWQMLLSEYDIEYHTQKAIKGSVLADHLAHQPIEDYQPIKFDFPDEEIMHLKMKDCDEPLLGEGPDPESRWGLIFDGAVNVFGNGIGAVIITPEGNHLPFAARLQFDCTNNMAEYEACILGIEKAIDLRIKNLDIYGDSALVINQIKGEWETRHPGLIPYKDYAKRLLTFFNKVELHHIPRDENQMADALATLSSMYEVSHRNNLPTIRIQRLERPAHVFAVEEVVDDKPSSNKDRRTLRRLSGNFFLNGDVLYKRNFDMVLLRCVDKQEAELLMHEVHEGSFGTHSNGHAMARKLLRAGYYWMSMETDCCKHARKCHKCQIYADRIHVPPTTLNVLSSPWPFSMWGIDVIGRIEPKASNGHRFILVAIDYFTKWVEAASYANVTKQVVVRFIKNQIICRYGVPNRIITDNGTNLNNKMMKDLCEEFKIEHHNSSPYRPQMNGAVEAANKNIKKIVQKMVVTYKDWHEMLPYALHGYRTSVRTSTGATPFSLVYGMEAVLPVEVEIPSMRVLMEAQLSEAEWCQSRYDQLNLIEEKRMKALCHGQLYQQRMKQAFDKKVRPRVFQEGDLVLKKVLSFQPDSRGKWTPNYEGPYVVKRAFSGGALTLTTMDGDELPRPVNADAVKKYFV